The Lycium barbarum isolate Lr01 chromosome 4, ASM1917538v2, whole genome shotgun sequence nucleotide sequence atggcttgttaattagcaatatttattttaaccgattatattagcttttgttgaatattttaatacaatgtcatcactcttctcacattttgtgttattttcttaagaaacaccttaattatataattgtatcttactagaaccaaagaaatatttgaagtaaaagttttatgttttgtatcaagactattccgaaaaaaacccgaaaaacccgagaaaaccgaacaacccgagaaaatccgaggttgaaaacccgaattttattggtttggtttggtgtataaatattaaaacccgacgcaattggtttggtttagtGTTTAAAAAATCCTAACCaatccggtccatgtacacccatAACTGCGGTTATCGAAAAATTTCTCGCGAATTAATATATTTAGCAAAATTTGAACAAATAAATAAACTTAACTATATACTACTAAACATTTTTATATAAGAAATCTTATACTTGATACATATGACAATTATTCCTTTTGTTAATCTAACGACAATCTTATTTATAACGCTTTcaaattaaataaaatttaaataagtAAAACAATAAGCAAACGAATAGTAAAGAACCTCGCtgtagaatttaaaaaaaaaaaaaaacttattttaaaCCTAAACTATGATGGGTATCCTGTGCTCTTAATAATTATTGATAAAACATTGCCTAAAAATTCAAGATGAGAAAGAATAGgaaaattgaagtatttcaacaaTACTAGATAAAAAAGTGGAGTGCCAATTAAATATCTACGTTGAGCGACAGAGATCCTCTAGCTAAATAACCATTTAATTGAGAATTACATCCCAAGGAAGcatatattgtaaatatattttaaaagttaCATACGCTTTCAACCAAATAAAAGTGTGTATTAGGTTtgttcaattcttttaattattaAATCAAATCAAATGAGAGAGTGAATTTACTCGGTCATATCAGGCCAATGAATGCAACAAGACATGCATCTTATAGATACACTTCTAATTTTTTTGTCACTTATTTGATTTAATATAAGCACTATTTTACGCTTTTAACTAATAAGAGTTGTTAAGACAAAATTCCAAAATCTTTTATAAGCTAAGTGTAGTACTTTCTTCGATGCCATAATGTTAGCTAGTCAAGAGAGAATTTCCACAACTAGGGTAGACTAGAGAAGCTTCCTTGACTTACGTATAGACTGGTGACTTTCAAATGAGAAACAAAGGCATATCCAAGATTTTAATTTGTTAGGCTCTTTCTCTAAAAAAATCTTCATAAATTAATAAGATTTACCATTAACCAATTCTTTTATTATATATACAAGAGGATCCTAATAAGGTCGCTTTATAGTTTTAAATAttaaatttattatattttcaaaattatgAACTCAATAGGTACAACATTATGaaatttcaatatatatatatatatatattgtatttcgcATCGAAAATATTGTGATTAAATGAACCCATTGCCCAGTACTACTAGATATGCCACTGACTAGAGAAGTCAGAGACTTGGTCTTTTTATCGTAATCAGAAGACAGTAACTCCTCATACACGCGAATAAATCAAAGGATAAAGGTTTGGTGCCAATTCTCATTTGTGCGTGTAGAAACCTAAACAGCTTTTCAATAAGAAACAGCATACAATTTGCAGAGACTCAAAACGACAGAACCTCGCAGCCTGTCGGATATGACAACCAAAAAGGACTCAAAAAGAAAATCATAACTCAATCTGTTAGTGCATATATCTATAATTCTACGCGAATAAAAAAGCTAGGTGGTGTCACAAAAAAATTATGGTGGAGCGGTAACCGCCCCTTCATTTTTACTTTAAGATCTTGAGTTCAAGTTTTGTGATTGAAGCAGCCTTTGATAGGGATCACTTTACTCTCCAAGTGGATTTTCCGACGCAAATTTGAATTAGTCCATCTCAAAATGAGTACCGAACACCGGGTGTAaaacaataaaatatttttggaatTGGGGCTTAACGACATGAATACGGATTAGTCAAGCCCCATAACGAGTACCGAACACTAGTGGAAACAAAAAAAACACATTAGTTATCAATGTTGGATATGGTATCCAAAGGCGTATGTAGCAtattagatagtggttgaacccTTAACTTTCCACACGGAACATAAATTAATGtataaattttttattaaaattgcaataaatagcaGATATAACTCGTAGCTTTAGCAATATAATTAGTTCAATGTTAATAATTTTAaaattgaacccataaaatttaaattctagaGAATGGTATTCGATCGTTACGCTACAGTTTTTAATTGAAAACATGTTGTCCATTGATCAGTGAGAAGGACACTTGTCGAAGAATTAACACGCTGTTTGAGCATACTGAAGCCATATGATATGATGCTGCGCGTGAATACTTTAGAAAGGCAGATTTCAATATTTATCATACCATCAAGCTTTAATATTTAAACATGCAGAACAGGCCGGGTTTCCAATATAAGGCAACAAATTATAATATAATTGACCAATTAAACATTCAACGAGGAAGTGATTTAAAACTACTTCTTTTGTGAATATTACACCACAGTGGATAAAGATGATTATTTCGGGATTTTACAGAGTCTCTCACTTTTTTAAGATTTATTGACAATAGAGTATTTCCTAGATATGAAATTGAATTTGATCCATATGGCTGACGACGGAAGCATTTCTTTATCTACTGTCTAACATTTTGGACTTCTTGTGTGGTAACCAACTTTGTGTAGATGCCAGATAGCTAAACATTGTGGCAAAAGGAGTGATTCAACCAGGGGCGGAATCAGAATATTTGATAAGGGGGTTcaagaaaattaaaatataaatacgCGAAGAAATCAAAACAAACACAATTCTCTATTGAAAGTGCAAGTATGTTATTACAACTGTACACGATGAGGTTTCATTCCTTGAAATGTTtttataataacatcattagagaTCCTATTAAACACATCTTTTTCTACATAAGGCACCAAGCAACCACTAAAATAACTCTCATTCATTCGACTCCGCAAGTCATTCTTGATAAACTTCATTGCCGAAAAAGTTCTTTCAACGGATGCAGTGGCAACTGGCAAGAGCAAGGAAAGTTTCACTAAGAGGAATACAAAAGGGTAGTTTGAATGCTTCTTTGTCTGAACTAATCTTTTTGAAAGATCACAAAGTCTTTTTAGATCGGAGAACCTTTCATCAAGATCACGAACATCAATAATGTAACTCGCAAGTTGATTCTCAAGAACCCCCGTActaaattcatcaaagtcatcAGGATAATGTTCAGTCATTCTCATTATTTTCCTGAGATCAAAAATTAGAAAATGAGTCAATTGGATTTAAACAAGCAATTCCATGAAGCAAATCAGTCGTTACTTCATCAAAACGATAAGAAAGCACTTGAATTTGTCAATCAATAACTTTGAAAAACACTTCAACGTAATAATGGTGTGAGATAGTACAACCAACAAGTTTACGCCGTGATCTCAAAGAGGTAAAGTACGGCTCATCTAACTTAGGTATCAAAATTTGACACTTGATACAAAATTTAGATACTTTATCAACAAGCGAACcccattcttcctcccttaactTTTGCAACCTTTTCTTTGCTACTTGAACAAGTAGCATGACATTTACGATATCTTGCTCTTTTTTTCTGTAAGCATTTGTTAAGCTCATCTGTGATTGCTAAAATATCTCTCATCAAATGCAATATGAATGCAACATCAAATGTTTGACATGCTCTCAGAAATCCCATTGCCTTGGCACTTTCATCTGGACAATGtgaatcaacaacaatatcattaaGTACATCAATAATTGAACCAAACATAAGAATAAAGTTACTAAAAGATTTGTAGTGGGATCCCCAACGAGTATCACAAGCTCTAGTAAGACCAAATTCTTGATGCAAGCCTCTACCAGTTTCAAGTTCACCCATATCTAATGCCTCTTGAACTCTTTTCTTTTGAGATTCTCGATATTCATCCATGCGTTTAAAAGAGGCTCCCAACATATTCAAAATACTTGAAACCAATAGTACAAGCTCCCCTACTTCAACACACTTTTTAGAAACCGCAACAAGACttagttgaagttgatgagcAAAGCAATGAATAGAATGATCCGATCTACTTTCTTGCTTAATCAACATTTTAAGGCCATTGATTCTACCTTTCATATTACTTGCCCCATCATAACATTGTCCACGTACATAAGAAAGACTTAAGGAATGTTGAGCAAGTAAATTAACAATTGCTTCTTTTAGAGATGATGCACAAGTATCTTGATCATGAATAATGTCGATAAGTCGCTCCATCACAAATCCCATTCTATCAACATATCGTAAAACAACGGTCATTTGCTCCTTGCGCGATACATCAAAAGATTCATCAACCAACAAGGCAAAGTAATTAGGGAATCTATATCCCAGCCAAATGGCCCACGTTTtttaataacaataataaataaagtgacGTCGTTTTTTTTTAAGGGACTAGCCGACTagatgaaaaaagtaaaaaattgtGTCATTGCGAAGAATCGAACTCGCGACCGCAGGCTCAATCACAGGCGCCTTATCCACTGATCCACAATCTTCATTTGTTAAGGAGAtgcaaaaataatatttatacatgaataaaaaaattcgcaatatatatatagtgcaattttccgacgaagggggTTCGGTTGCCACCCCTCGCACccctgtagctccgcccctggatTCAACCAATCAATACACTGACAATATGactgggtcatttgcactttggtccctattttgtgctggtctttaatttttgtccctcaaatggaAGGAATCCGACACAAGTTGCTTCGGATTCCTTAAAAAACTAATGCCTAGcaaaccagcccatttgaagggcaaaccgtACAATTTTTCCAagaagtaattgcacggttttcccttcaaatggactgatcTTTAATTCTTGTCCTTCAAATGagctgttctttaatttttgctattCAAAATTGAAGTTATGCCTAGCGGGATATAAGTTCTTTAAGGAAGTTGATATAACTTGTGTATATTATGATGCGTAACTTATATCCCTCTAGGCATAAATTCGATTtttaaagacaaaaattaaagaccaacccattcgaaggacaaaattaaagaccaacacaaaaaaGGAACagaagtgcaaatgacccttttTTCAGTATGACCTTTATTGGTGCTATTACGGGCCAAAGCTATACTAGAGGCCCAGTTACAAGACACATAAGGAGATCGCCAAGGGCCCAAGGGCTTAGGATACTTGGCTTGAGTAAGTAGAAATGGCACCAAGGTAACCAATTTTAaggcatttttttgcgcggattgtccttcttttggggtggtctttagatttgcccctcatatttgtggtctttaagttttgcccttcacgTAGAAACCCtaaggttctgggtttgaacccccgcttatgtataaaaataaaaaataatttcgcaaggcaagacttGGGAAAGTTATGCCGGAGTCGGCATACGTGCGCTTAAGACAtgactaaagttatgccggagccGGCATAAATTTTTGCATAGTTTAGTTGtgtcttatggggcagaattttagttaagtcataactaaaagtatgcgtCATAAGGCGGAatctttccttaaggcatagacttttccttataaggcatagactttgtctgaaggaaaagttccgccttatgacttttccttaaggcatagtttagttattccttatggggcagactcttagttaagacataactaaaagtatgtcccataaagcataactaaaaatttgccttgcaaagtaaaataaaataaaatatatgccttaaggcaaaatctGCC carries:
- the LOC132637142 gene encoding uncharacterized protein LOC132637142 — translated: MGFVMERLIDIIHDQDTCASSLKEAIVNLLAQHSLSLSYVRGQCYDGASNMKGRINGLKMLIKQESRSDHSIHCFAHQLQLSLVAVSKKCVEVGELVLLVSSILNMLGASFKRMDEYRESQKKRVQEALDMGELETGRGLHQEFGLTRACDTRWGSHYKSFSNFILMFGSIIDVLNDIVVDSHCPDESAKAMGFLRACQTFDVAFILHLMRDILAITDELNKCLQKKRARYRKCHATCSSSKEKVAKVKGGRMGKIMRMTEHYPDDFDEFSTGVLENQLASYIIDVRDLDERFSDLKRLCDLSKRLVQTKKHSNYPFVFLLVKLSLLLPVATASVERTFSAMKFIKNDLRSRMNESYFSGCLVPYVEKDVFNRISNDVIIKTFQGMKPHRVQL